Proteins co-encoded in one Lacerta agilis isolate rLacAgi1 chromosome 6, rLacAgi1.pri, whole genome shotgun sequence genomic window:
- the LOC117049105 gene encoding ammonium transporter Rh type A-like, producing the protein MSKVFSTSLRWRLPALLFLFQGAVLVILALFVTYDEHTDAAGQPANADPSANQVYAIFPLFQDIQLMLLVGLGLLLAFMKGYGVSAVACNFLLANFSTQWALVVQGFVHYGQHGRVHLGLYNILTAEFAAVTVLISAGAILGRTSPIQLLLMSLCEIPLYVACEWLIVSYFQAVDVGGTITLHVFACYFGLGTSIALYRPGLQLGHPMETPSYISDLLSLVGTMFLWVFWPSFVAVLAHQGDAQHRAVLHTWLTLSASALTSFATSSLLEKKGKLNLCHLQNATLAGGVAIGAVADMVISPAGAFALGIVSSLACILGFKYMSPFLATRVRLQDQCGIHNLHGLPGIIGAVAGIVAILLVPDEAYGLRLRQVFPQRGLLPRNVTLEATSAGENMGRSAMQQALHQAAGLGVSILVSLVGGYFTGLVLKLPFLAQPPDQLCFDDALYFKIQESTENSSAEQARGDLLVPLKDKA; encoded by the coding sequence ATGTCCAAAGTGTTCTCCACCAGCCTCCGCTGGCGGTTGCCTGccttgctgttcctcttccagggAGCTGTGCTGGTGATCCTCGCCCTCTTTGTGACATACGATGAGCACACGGACGCTGCCGGCCAGCCTGCCAACGCCGACCCATCTGCCAACCAGGTCTACGCCATCTTCCCCCTCTTCCAGGACATCCAGCTGATGCTGTTGGTGGGGTTGGGCTTGCTGCTGGCTTTCATGAAGGGCTACGGAGTCAGCGCCGTGGCCTGCAACTTCCTCCTGGCCAACTTCTCCACCCAGTGGGCCCTGGTCGTGCAGGGCTTCGTACACTACGGCCAACATGGGAGAGTCCACCTCGGCCTCTACAACATCCTCACAGCCGAGTTTGCAGCCGTGACGGTCCTCATCTCTGCTGGGGCTATCCTGGGTCGAACAAGCCCCATCCAGCTTCTTCTCATGAGTCTGTGCGAAATCCCTCTCTACGTGGCCTGCGAGTGGCTCATCGTGAGTTATTTCCAGGCAGTGGATGTAGGAGGAACCATAACCCTCCACGTCTTTGCTTGCTATTTTGGGTTGGGCACTTCCATCGCTCTCTACCGGCCAGGATTGCAGCTGGGGCACCCAATGGAGACTCCATCTTACATCTCCGACCTTCTGTCCTTGGTGGGGACCATGTTTCTTTGGGTGTTCTGGCCCAGTTTCGTGGCTGTCCTCGCCCACCAAGGAGATGCCCAGCACAGGGCTGTACTGCACACATGGCTTACTCTCAGTGCCAGTGCCCTGACCTCCTTTGCCACCTCCAGCCtcctggagaagaaggggaaacTGAACCTGTGCCACCTGCAGAATGCCACGTTGGCCGGAGGGGTGGCCATTGGCGCAGTAGCAGACATGGTCATTTCACCAGCTGGGGCATTTGCCCTGGGCATTGTTTCCTCGCTAGCCTGCATCCTTGGGTTCAAGTACATGTCACCGTTCTTGGCCACTAGAGTTCGCCTCCAGGACCAGTGTGGTATCCACAACCTTCACGGCTTACCGGGCATCATTGGCGCCGTGGCCGGAATTGTAGCCATCTTGTTGGTGCCGGATGAGGCCTACGGACTTCGCCTTCGCCAGGTCTTCCCTCAGCGTGGCCTGCTGCCACGGAACGTCACCCTGGAGGCAACCTCGGCGGGGGAGAACATGGGAAGGAGCGCCATGCAACAAGCTCTCCACCAGGCTGCAGGTCTCGGCGTCTCCATACTCGTGTCCCTTGTGGGTGGCTACTTCACCGGGTTGGTTTTGAAACTGCCTTTTTTAGCACAGCCGCCTGACCAACTCTGCTTTGACGATGCTCTTTACTTCAAGATCCAAGAGTCAACGGAGAACTCGAGTGCTGAACAGGCTAGAGGGGACCTCCTGGTGCCCCTGAAGGACAAAGCTTGA